Proteins from one Pseudarthrobacter sp. BIM B-2242 genomic window:
- the pdhA gene encoding pyruvate dehydrogenase (acetyl-transferring) E1 component subunit alpha: MSTDETGQGGTRAGAPAGSAGTQGASGRNLIQLITPEGERISHPEFDPWVKDIGDEQLCSLYEDLTAVRRIDVEATALQRQGELGLWPPLLGQEAAQVGSARSLRQDDFIFSSYRENGVAYCRGVDLTDILRVWRGNGSSGWDPYSVNMATPQIIIGAQTLHATGYAMGIQNDGADSVAVTYFGDGATSEGDVNEAMVFAASFQVPLVFFCSNNHWAISEPVRLQSHVQLADRAAGFGIPSLRVDGNDVLAVMAATRLAVDRARHGGGPTFIEAVTYRMGPHTTADDPTRYRDANELEDWAAKDPIDRVKALLDRKGLLTGQFQQHVKDKADAVARELRAGCIAMPEPEPLDVFKNVYSAPNSWLDRQQDHYARYLASFGDPAGATSQEGAR, encoded by the coding sequence GTGTCTACAGACGAAACGGGCCAGGGCGGAACAAGGGCAGGTGCCCCCGCCGGCAGTGCGGGAACCCAAGGTGCATCCGGCCGGAATCTGATCCAGCTGATCACCCCGGAGGGTGAGCGGATCAGCCATCCGGAATTCGATCCCTGGGTGAAAGACATCGGGGATGAACAACTGTGTTCCCTCTATGAGGACCTGACAGCCGTCCGGCGCATCGACGTCGAGGCAACCGCCCTTCAGCGGCAGGGCGAGCTTGGCCTGTGGCCGCCATTGCTGGGCCAGGAAGCGGCGCAGGTCGGTTCGGCCAGATCCTTGCGGCAGGACGATTTCATCTTCTCCAGCTACCGCGAAAACGGCGTGGCGTACTGCCGGGGCGTGGACCTGACCGACATTTTGCGTGTCTGGCGCGGAAACGGCTCCTCCGGCTGGGATCCGTACTCCGTCAACATGGCCACCCCGCAGATCATCATCGGCGCGCAGACGCTGCACGCCACCGGCTACGCCATGGGCATACAGAACGACGGCGCCGACTCCGTGGCGGTGACCTACTTCGGCGACGGTGCCACGAGCGAAGGCGACGTCAACGAGGCCATGGTGTTTGCAGCCAGCTTCCAGGTGCCGCTGGTCTTCTTCTGCTCCAACAACCACTGGGCTATCTCGGAGCCCGTACGGCTGCAGTCGCACGTGCAGCTTGCGGACAGGGCCGCCGGCTTCGGCATCCCGAGCCTGCGGGTGGACGGAAACGACGTCCTGGCCGTTATGGCCGCGACGAGGCTGGCCGTGGACCGTGCCCGGCACGGCGGCGGGCCGACGTTCATCGAGGCCGTCACGTACCGCATGGGACCGCACACCACAGCCGATGATCCCACCCGCTACCGCGATGCCAACGAACTCGAAGACTGGGCCGCGAAGGACCCCATCGACAGGGTCAAAGCCCTGCTGGACCGCAAGGGCCTCCTCACCGGGCAGTTCCAGCAGCACGTCAAGGACAAGGCGGACGCCGTAGCACGTGAACTCCGCGCCGGGTGCATTGCCATGCCGGAGCCGGAGCCGCTGGATGTCTTCAAGAATGTGTACAGCGCCCCGAACTCGTGGCTGGACCGCCAGCAGGACCACTACGCCCGATACCTTGCCTCCTTCGGTGATCCCGCAGGAGCCACTTCCCAGGAAGGTGCACGCTGA
- a CDS encoding alpha-ketoacid dehydrogenase subunit beta — translation MTRMTFARAINSGLRKSLENDPKVILMGEDIGVLGGVFRVTDGLQKDFGTHRVVDTPLAESAIIGTAVGLAYRGYRPVVEIQFDGFIYPAFDQIVSQVAKMHYRTQGAVKMPITIRVPFGGGIGSPEHHSESPEAYFTHTSGLRVVTVSNPQDAYTVIQQAILSDDPVLYFEPKRRYHDKGDVDETIDVRTALPMGAARVLTEGTDVTLVAYGPLVRTARDAATAAADEGISIEVIDLRSLAPVDYATVEASVRKTGRLVVTHEAGQSGGLGAEVAASITERCFYHLEAAPVRVTGFDVPYPYSKVEMHHLPSLDRILDGVDRALGRPNSLSGLEG, via the coding sequence ATGACCCGGATGACCTTTGCCCGCGCCATAAATTCCGGCCTGCGCAAATCGCTTGAAAATGATCCCAAAGTCATACTGATGGGCGAGGACATCGGCGTCCTCGGTGGTGTGTTCCGGGTGACCGACGGCCTCCAGAAGGACTTCGGCACACACCGCGTGGTGGACACGCCGCTGGCCGAATCAGCCATTATCGGCACCGCCGTGGGTCTTGCGTACCGCGGCTACCGTCCGGTGGTGGAGATCCAGTTCGACGGCTTTATCTATCCTGCTTTCGACCAGATCGTCAGCCAGGTGGCCAAGATGCACTACCGCACCCAGGGTGCGGTGAAGATGCCCATCACCATCCGGGTGCCGTTCGGCGGGGGCATCGGGTCACCCGAGCATCACTCGGAGTCACCCGAGGCGTACTTCACCCACACGTCCGGCTTGCGGGTTGTCACGGTCTCCAACCCGCAGGATGCCTACACCGTGATCCAGCAGGCCATCCTGTCCGATGATCCGGTCCTCTATTTCGAACCCAAGCGCCGCTACCACGATAAGGGTGACGTGGACGAGACCATCGACGTCCGCACCGCGCTGCCGATGGGTGCAGCCCGTGTGCTGACTGAGGGCACGGACGTCACGCTGGTGGCGTACGGGCCGCTGGTCAGGACTGCCCGGGACGCCGCCACTGCGGCGGCCGACGAAGGCATCTCCATTGAGGTCATCGACCTGCGCTCGCTGGCACCGGTGGACTACGCCACAGTTGAAGCATCCGTGCGGAAGACAGGCCGGCTGGTAGTCACCCACGAAGCCGGCCAGTCAGGCGGGCTGGGCGCCGAGGTGGCTGCCAGCATTACCGAGAGGTGCTTCTACCACCTCGAAGCAGCGCCCGTCCGCGTCACCGGGTTCGACGTGCCCTACCCGTACTCCAAGGTGGAAATGCACCACCTGCCGAGCCTGGACAGGATCCTCGACGGCGTGGACCGTGCACTCGGACGGCCGAACTCACTCAGCGGGCTGGAAGGATGA
- a CDS encoding dihydrolipoamide acetyltransferase family protein, with product MSATMIKEFRLPDLGEGLTESEIVSWKVGVGDTVTLNQVIAEVETAKAVVELPSPFAGVITALHEQPGTVVEVGKPIVSFEVPDDAGASPTGAAPAEGEAPKRQPNLVGYGAVVESSGRPVRRQRTFAAPVAAPVETNPVETTPAETKPVETTHPEPQAFERPRSTPPVRKLAKDLGVELAAVPGTGAHGLITREDVRNFVGGGDVPAAARHLSAVSETAVPAGLTAAQGEREVRTPIKGVRKYTAAAMVASAFTAPHATEFLTVDVTPTMDLLAKLKASRAFQDHKLTPLTLVAKAVLIALRRNPSLNSRWDEANQEIVQFNYVNLGIAAATPRGLTVPNIKDADTLSLPELSEALTDLTGTARAGKTAPAELADGTISITNIGVFGIDAGTPILNPGEAAILAVGAVRKMPWEFQDEVALRQVMTLSLSFDHRLVDGEQGSRFLADVGAILADPGMVLTMV from the coding sequence ATGAGCGCCACCATGATCAAGGAATTCAGGCTCCCGGACCTTGGTGAGGGCCTTACGGAATCCGAAATCGTCAGCTGGAAGGTCGGCGTGGGGGACACTGTCACCCTGAACCAGGTGATCGCCGAGGTGGAAACAGCCAAGGCCGTGGTGGAGCTGCCTTCGCCGTTCGCGGGCGTGATCACCGCACTGCACGAGCAGCCCGGCACAGTGGTGGAGGTGGGCAAACCGATCGTCTCCTTTGAAGTACCGGACGACGCCGGCGCGTCACCCACGGGGGCAGCGCCGGCTGAGGGGGAGGCACCTAAGCGGCAGCCCAACCTTGTGGGGTACGGCGCCGTCGTCGAAAGTTCCGGCCGGCCGGTGCGCCGGCAGCGCACCTTTGCAGCGCCGGTTGCTGCGCCTGTAGAAACCAATCCTGTCGAAACCACGCCTGCGGAAACCAAGCCTGTCGAAACCACGCATCCCGAACCCCAGGCCTTCGAACGGCCGCGCTCCACGCCGCCCGTGCGGAAGCTGGCCAAGGACCTGGGCGTCGAGCTGGCCGCTGTCCCGGGCACCGGAGCTCACGGACTGATCACCCGGGAGGACGTCCGGAACTTTGTTGGCGGCGGTGATGTCCCGGCGGCCGCCCGGCATCTGTCTGCTGTGTCAGAAACCGCCGTTCCAGCAGGCCTGACGGCTGCTCAGGGTGAGCGCGAAGTCCGGACGCCCATCAAGGGAGTCCGGAAGTACACGGCCGCGGCGATGGTTGCAAGCGCGTTCACGGCACCGCATGCAACCGAGTTTCTCACGGTCGATGTCACGCCCACCATGGACCTCCTGGCGAAACTGAAAGCAAGCCGGGCGTTCCAGGACCACAAGCTCACTCCGCTGACCCTGGTGGCCAAGGCCGTGCTGATTGCCCTTCGCCGGAACCCGTCGCTTAACTCGCGGTGGGACGAGGCCAACCAGGAAATTGTGCAGTTCAACTACGTGAACCTCGGGATCGCCGCAGCGACGCCCCGCGGCCTCACCGTTCCCAACATCAAGGACGCGGACACCCTGTCCCTGCCCGAACTGTCAGAAGCCCTCACTGATCTGACGGGGACAGCCCGGGCCGGGAAGACGGCTCCGGCCGAGTTGGCTGACGGCACCATCTCCATCACCAACATCGGGGTCTTTGGGATCGACGCCGGCACGCCCATCCTGAACCCGGGCGAGGCCGCCATCCTGGCTGTAGGGGCGGTCCGCAAGATGCCATGGGAATTCCAGGACGAGGTGGCGCTGCGCCAGGTCATGACCTTGAGCCTGTCCTTTGACCACCGCCTGGTGGACGGGGAGCAGGGCTCGCGATTCCTGGCCGACGTCGGCGCCATCCTGGCAGACCCCGGCATGGTGCTCACGATGGTCTAG
- a CDS encoding TetR/AcrR family transcriptional regulator, producing the protein MRRQALLSAAASLFAVNGFNRVSLEDLGAAAGVSGPAVYRHFPGKQAVLGDLLLTVSRDLLAGGQSVVAETTDPLEALRRLVAFQVDFALSKPDVIRVQDRDFSNLATQEQAEVRALQRTYVELWVQVLARLDPAIDAAELRMRAHATFGLINSTPHSVRNHGRRIAPKAARPLLESMALAALTAKVPGI; encoded by the coding sequence ATTCGGCGTCAGGCACTGCTCTCCGCTGCCGCATCGCTTTTCGCGGTGAACGGGTTCAACCGCGTGTCACTTGAGGACCTGGGTGCGGCGGCCGGCGTCAGCGGCCCGGCCGTATACCGTCATTTCCCCGGTAAGCAGGCAGTCCTGGGCGATCTGCTGCTGACCGTCAGCCGGGACCTCCTGGCAGGCGGGCAGAGTGTGGTGGCGGAAACCACGGATCCGCTCGAGGCTCTCCGCAGGCTGGTGGCGTTCCAGGTGGATTTTGCGCTGAGTAAGCCCGATGTGATCCGGGTCCAGGACAGGGACTTCAGCAATCTCGCCACGCAGGAGCAGGCCGAGGTCAGGGCGCTGCAGCGAACCTACGTGGAGCTCTGGGTCCAGGTGCTGGCCCGCCTGGATCCCGCGATCGACGCTGCTGAACTGCGGATGCGGGCCCACGCCACGTTCGGCCTGATCAACTCCACGCCGCACTCCGTGCGGAACCATGGCCGAAGGATCGCGCCGAAAGCCGCCCGCCCGCTGCTGGAGAGCATGGCGCTGGCGGCCCTCACGGCGAAGGTTCCGGGAATCTGA